One part of the Thermococcus litoralis DSM 5473 genome encodes these proteins:
- a CDS encoding bifunctional N(6)-L-threonylcarbamoyladenine synthase/serine/threonine protein kinase, translated as MIALGIEGTAHTLGIGIVTEDKVLANVFDTLTTEKGGIHPKEAAEHHARLLKPLLKKALKEAKISIEDLDVIAFSQGPGLGPALRVVATAARALAIRYNKPIVGVNHCIAHVEITKMFGVKDPVGLYVSGGNTQVLALEGGRYRVFGETLDIGIGNAIDTFARELGLGFPGGPKIEKLAQKGEKYIELPYAVKGMDLSFSGILTEAVRKYKTGKYRVEDLAYSFQETAFAALVEVTERAVAHTGKEEVVLVGGVAANNRLREMLRIMCEDRGVKFFVPPYDLCRDNGAMIAYTGLRMFKAGIKFNLEETVVKQKFRTDEVEVTW; from the coding sequence ATGATAGCGTTAGGGATTGAGGGAACAGCACATACACTCGGCATAGGGATTGTGACGGAAGATAAAGTTCTCGCCAACGTATTTGACACTCTCACAACCGAAAAAGGTGGCATACACCCAAAGGAAGCCGCTGAACACCACGCGAGGCTCTTAAAACCCCTTTTGAAAAAAGCCCTTAAAGAGGCCAAAATTAGCATAGAAGATCTGGATGTAATTGCTTTCTCCCAAGGGCCTGGATTGGGGCCGGCTTTGAGAGTTGTGGCAACTGCCGCAAGGGCTTTAGCTATAAGATACAACAAACCCATTGTTGGAGTTAATCACTGCATCGCCCACGTGGAAATTACAAAGATGTTCGGAGTAAAAGATCCGGTTGGTCTTTACGTAAGCGGAGGCAACACTCAAGTGCTGGCTTTGGAGGGTGGTAGGTACAGGGTTTTTGGAGAAACCCTCGATATAGGCATAGGCAACGCCATAGATACGTTTGCCAGAGAGCTCGGTTTAGGATTCCCGGGCGGGCCAAAGATAGAAAAGCTCGCTCAGAAAGGGGAAAAATATATCGAGCTCCCCTATGCGGTTAAGGGCATGGATCTAAGCTTCTCCGGAATTTTAACGGAGGCAGTTAGAAAATACAAGACTGGGAAGTATAGGGTTGAAGATTTGGCGTATTCTTTCCAAGAAACTGCCTTTGCAGCTTTGGTTGAGGTTACCGAAAGAGCTGTAGCACATACAGGAAAAGAGGAAGTAGTTCTTGTAGGGGGGGTAGCTGCCAACAACCGCTTGAGGGAAATGCTTAGGATAATGTGCGAAGATAGAGGTGTGAAATTCTTCGTGCCGCCTTATGACCTATGCAGGGACAACGGAGCGATGATAGCCTATACCGGCCTGAGGATGTTTAAAGCCGGCATAAAGTTTAACCTTGAAGAAACAGTAGTCAAGCAAAAGTTTAGAACCGACGAAGTAGAGGTAACCTGGTAG
- a CDS encoding NAD(+) kinase — MKFGIAARRDREEALKLAYRVYDFLKVSGYEVYVDEEAHENFPHFSPDDVIPLERMDVDMMIVIGGDGTVLRVEHKTTRDIPILAINMGTLGFLAEVEPAETFFAISRVLEGDYFIDERMKIRTFVEGFNNIPDALNDVVVLTGIPGKITHLKYYIDGELAEEIRADGLIISTPTGSTAYALSAGGPLVDPRLHAILLVPLAPVALTARPLVVPDSSSIEIEVLTEREIILTVDGQFYTQLPPHLRIRIEKSPRKTKFVRFSKRIYPKYTLKIKKKF; from the coding sequence ATGAAGTTTGGAATCGCCGCTCGAAGAGACCGTGAGGAGGCTTTAAAGCTTGCATATAGGGTATACGACTTTCTCAAGGTAAGTGGTTACGAGGTTTACGTTGATGAAGAAGCCCATGAGAATTTTCCACATTTTTCTCCTGACGATGTAATCCCCCTTGAGAGAATGGATGTTGACATGATGATAGTCATTGGAGGAGATGGGACTGTTCTGAGAGTTGAGCATAAAACCACTAGAGATATTCCCATTCTGGCAATAAATATGGGTACTTTGGGCTTTTTGGCAGAGGTTGAACCTGCAGAAACTTTTTTCGCTATTTCCAGAGTTCTTGAGGGAGACTATTTCATTGATGAGAGGATGAAAATCAGGACTTTTGTTGAAGGCTTTAACAACATACCCGACGCACTTAACGACGTTGTAGTTTTAACCGGAATTCCGGGTAAGATAACCCATCTCAAATACTACATTGATGGGGAGCTTGCCGAGGAGATAAGGGCTGATGGTCTAATAATATCAACTCCTACAGGCTCAACGGCTTACGCCCTTTCGGCTGGAGGCCCTTTAGTTGACCCCCGCTTGCATGCTATTCTTCTAGTCCCCTTAGCCCCAGTTGCCCTTACTGCAAGACCCCTTGTTGTCCCGGACTCTTCCTCAATTGAGATAGAGGTATTGACGGAAAGGGAAATTATTCTCACCGTTGATGGACAGTTCTATACCCAACTTCCACCCCATTTGAGAATAAGAATTGAGAAATCTCCCAGAAAAACAAAGTTCGTAAGGTTCTCGAAGAGGATCTATCCAAAATACACGCTAAAGATAAAAAAGAAGTTTTAA
- a CDS encoding flippase-like domain-containing protein, with product MKKRNSLMIFVGIGVIIALIWWAGVEETLKLVMEAKLEYFLLALLMQILATLAWAFRWRIFLKRAEVRVRVRDIIIATMVGIFANNLTPGARAGGEPARMYVITKKSNSGYGQVFATIMADRILDVIPVLIFTLLAFKYALSLKVKLLLSVLSISTVVLLLIVVVSLLISLNESLAFKVLNKIAGLIKRVFPEKFAGIEETLEEKLKKSIMDFRKTFLELSKDPVVLGKTLFYSLALWVFMLLRTYFVFESIGYHLEIQKILMVQMAGIALGMISILPGGVGITEAVNSALYLSLRIDKSLAVTATVLDRFISFWLPTIIGGGLSVYLGAKLSKGRA from the coding sequence ATGAAAAAAAGGAACTCCCTCATGATCTTTGTTGGAATTGGAGTTATAATAGCACTTATATGGTGGGCAGGGGTAGAGGAGACGTTGAAGCTTGTGATGGAGGCTAAGCTTGAATATTTTCTCTTGGCATTGCTTATGCAAATTCTTGCAACCCTTGCATGGGCTTTTAGGTGGAGAATATTTCTAAAAAGAGCCGAAGTGAGGGTTCGGGTGAGGGATATTATAATTGCCACTATGGTTGGGATATTTGCGAACAACCTAACCCCAGGTGCTAGGGCGGGAGGAGAGCCAGCTAGAATGTATGTGATAACCAAAAAGTCCAATAGCGGCTATGGTCAAGTTTTTGCAACTATAATGGCCGATAGGATTTTGGATGTTATTCCAGTCCTCATTTTTACCCTTCTTGCGTTTAAGTACGCTCTCTCATTAAAGGTAAAGCTCCTATTGTCTGTCCTTTCCATATCAACGGTAGTGCTTCTTTTGATAGTGGTTGTAAGCCTCTTGATTTCTTTGAATGAGAGCTTGGCCTTTAAGGTGCTTAATAAGATAGCGGGGCTTATAAAGCGTGTATTTCCAGAAAAGTTTGCAGGAATAGAAGAGACACTCGAAGAAAAGCTCAAAAAATCCATAATGGATTTTAGAAAGACTTTTCTGGAGCTTTCCAAAGACCCGGTTGTGTTGGGTAAGACCTTATTCTATTCTCTAGCCCTCTGGGTGTTCATGCTCCTTAGGACTTACTTTGTCTTTGAAAGCATTGGGTACCATCTTGAGATTCAAAAGATTCTAATGGTTCAAATGGCCGGCATTGCTCTGGGAATGATAAGCATCCTTCCCGGTGGGGTTGGAATAACGGAGGCAGTTAACTCTGCCCTCTATCTTAGCTTGAGAATTGATAAGAGTTTAGCCGTTACCGCGACGGTCTTAGATAGGTTTATATCCTTCTGGCTCCCAACAATTATTGGGGGAGGATTGAGCGTTTATCTTGGTGCAAAGCTAAGCAAGGGTAGAGCGTGA
- a CDS encoding RsmB/NOP family class I SAM-dependent RNA methyltransferase → MYKEAFPEELQRYYYNLFGSEAEEIMKKLREPVEKYYIRVNTLKISRQKLMEELRKEGLKPKRSPYLEEGIYFEREGPNFPDDYEPKLPKVVANKFAAESVYQGAQLYAPGVLKADKGIKEGDEVQIRDPKGLLVGIGIARMSAKEMVVATRGIAVEVTLPKFKLPSLNELKAYEKGYFYAQSLPSMVVAHILEPQEEDLIIDMAAAPGGKTSHIAQLLENRGEIIAIDKSRNRLAKMEKELKRLGVKNVKLVQMDSRNLPGLGIKADKILLDAPCTALGVRPKLWETRTPKDIEATVRYQRHFINAAIKSLRKGGILVYSTCTLSYEENEGNVQYMLKKGLKLEEQKIFIGSPGLGIKEVQRFYPHKHLTQGFFIAKLRKVS, encoded by the coding sequence ATGTACAAGGAAGCTTTTCCAGAAGAGTTACAAAGGTACTATTACAACCTTTTTGGAAGTGAAGCGGAGGAGATAATGAAAAAGCTGAGGGAGCCGGTAGAGAAGTACTACATAAGGGTCAACACACTTAAGATAAGCAGGCAGAAGCTCATGGAAGAGCTTAGAAAAGAAGGGTTAAAACCAAAAAGAAGTCCATACCTTGAAGAGGGCATCTATTTTGAAAGGGAAGGGCCGAATTTTCCCGACGATTATGAACCTAAGTTGCCGAAGGTCGTTGCAAATAAATTTGCAGCGGAGAGTGTTTACCAAGGTGCTCAGCTCTATGCTCCAGGCGTATTAAAGGCCGATAAAGGGATAAAGGAGGGAGATGAAGTTCAGATAAGGGATCCTAAAGGACTTCTCGTGGGCATAGGCATTGCAAGGATGAGCGCCAAGGAAATGGTTGTTGCCACGAGGGGAATAGCCGTTGAAGTAACTCTCCCCAAATTCAAACTCCCAAGTCTGAATGAATTAAAAGCCTATGAAAAAGGCTACTTCTATGCCCAAAGCCTTCCTTCCATGGTTGTTGCCCATATTCTGGAACCACAGGAAGAAGACCTTATAATTGATATGGCAGCTGCTCCTGGTGGAAAAACTTCCCACATAGCACAGCTCCTTGAAAACAGGGGAGAGATAATAGCAATAGACAAATCTAGAAACAGACTCGCCAAAATGGAGAAAGAGCTTAAGAGACTTGGGGTGAAAAACGTTAAGCTCGTTCAAATGGACTCAAGAAATCTGCCGGGTCTTGGGATTAAGGCCGATAAAATCCTCTTGGATGCTCCGTGCACGGCTTTAGGGGTAAGACCAAAGCTCTGGGAGACGAGAACGCCGAAGGACATTGAAGCGACGGTAAGATACCAGAGACATTTCATAAACGCTGCAATAAAAAGCCTTAGAAAAGGGGGGATACTTGTTTATTCTACATGCACCTTAAGCTACGAGGAAAATGAGGGGAATGTGCAGTATATGCTAAAGAAGGGGCTAAAGCTTGAGGAGCAGAAAATTTTTATAGGCTCACCCGGATTGGGGATAAAGGAAGTACAACGCTTTTACCCTCATAAGCACCTCACTCAAGGCTTCTTCATTGCAAAGCTAAGGAAGGTGAGCTGA
- a CDS encoding DUF3201 domain-containing protein: protein MKMIEIHNHLNKIWGEIFELNEVLREKLKPLGFKVEPVEEVFNAYIFLEGEWREMLYPHPAFEIKPQGEVGATIQSFYFVFGIPKEKITKEFVVEFLKRFPKSYIYGTENFLEDIYNHHSPRNPDEVYMDIKRGQEQVFQFEVEAEDSQDIENKLFEFIELAKKYKVLEI from the coding sequence ATGAAAATGATTGAAATTCACAATCATCTAAACAAAATCTGGGGTGAGATTTTTGAGTTAAACGAGGTGCTGAGAGAAAAGCTTAAGCCCCTTGGCTTTAAAGTCGAACCTGTGGAAGAAGTTTTCAATGCGTATATTTTCCTTGAGGGTGAATGGAGAGAGATGCTCTATCCTCACCCTGCTTTTGAGATAAAGCCTCAGGGGGAGGTAGGAGCAACAATTCAAAGCTTTTACTTCGTGTTTGGGATTCCTAAGGAAAAAATAACCAAAGAATTTGTCGTCGAGTTTCTCAAAAGATTCCCAAAAAGCTATATTTACGGAACGGAGAACTTTTTGGAGGATATCTACAATCACCACTCCCCCAGAAACCCTGATGAAGTTTACATGGATATAAAAAGAGGTCAAGAACAGGTTTTTCAGTTTGAAGTTGAGGCTGAAGATAGCCAAGATATTGAAAACAAGCTCTTCGAATTTATAGAACTGGCAAAGAAGTATAAAGTCCTTGAGATTTAG
- a CDS encoding LEA type 2 family protein codes for MGIGKILGVIGLIVFLWVAYLGYTLITLTPQIRAEWGYVDENTIELDVTVYFGKPLPISANIKEADLYWAGIKVGTLKDLKIGFLKDSARGVLVLKNREIVEALKEHIRNGEQSDIEIRVSGSIFGIPIIRGSFSHPLKTDLLDYIGNITIESSGDLIKTPAVEGMPSKWGKIDENEIEILSDVKLYNPNSFPLPLFGVKYYIDANGYQVAQGELLEKVIIPANGRGTAKIRTVVDTNILPKVIAEHIKRGERSEVTLKLTLTVKVLNKEVEMPLPEIKKRVETSIIEQLNLALS; via the coding sequence ATGGGCATAGGCAAGATACTTGGAGTGATAGGACTCATCGTGTTTCTTTGGGTAGCTTATTTAGGCTATACGCTAATTACTCTAACCCCCCAAATAAGAGCCGAATGGGGATACGTTGATGAGAACACTATCGAACTTGACGTAACAGTATATTTTGGGAAACCTCTCCCAATTTCGGCAAATATTAAGGAAGCAGATTTGTACTGGGCAGGAATAAAGGTGGGCACGCTGAAAGACCTAAAAATTGGATTCTTAAAGGACAGTGCAAGAGGGGTGCTTGTGCTCAAAAACAGAGAGATCGTTGAAGCCCTAAAGGAGCACATAAGAAATGGGGAGCAGAGTGATATCGAGATAAGGGTGAGTGGCTCAATATTTGGTATCCCAATTATAAGGGGAAGTTTTTCACATCCACTCAAGACTGACTTGTTGGATTATATCGGCAACATAACGATAGAGAGCTCTGGGGATTTAATCAAAACTCCTGCGGTAGAGGGAATGCCTTCTAAATGGGGAAAAATTGATGAAAATGAAATTGAGATTTTAAGCGATGTAAAGCTTTACAACCCAAATTCCTTCCCTCTGCCACTTTTTGGGGTCAAATACTACATAGATGCCAATGGGTACCAAGTAGCACAGGGAGAGCTTCTTGAGAAAGTCATAATCCCAGCAAACGGCAGAGGCACTGCAAAAATAAGAACGGTGGTTGATACAAACATTCTTCCAAAGGTAATTGCAGAGCACATAAAGAGAGGAGAGAGGAGCGAAGTAACCTTAAAGCTCACTCTAACTGTGAAGGTGCTCAACAAAGAAGTAGAGATGCCTCTCCCAGAAATCAAAAAGAGAGTTGAGACAAGCATAATTGAACAGTTGAATCTAGCCCTTAGCTGA
- a CDS encoding COG1361 S-layer family protein: MRKHLGLILGLLIVMSSFNFVLAGEELLFEGYLNKGDSILVGPLVVVLQDVKRDYAVNESESTYKAMILILKDNKVLNMDYASIKVPNPEKIQELLTNTTFLYAMAETLGYDTTNPVELAQFYLWLESASQEEIVDAVFKTVEEHPELGISKEDLLMRITYPNINLIGENETIEVEVDGEKVSITALQIYPNGARISISGPSEWKASMISAYLTTWAETPKKVRPGDEITVKVHIKNEGALKAKFITVVVSPTPVSFAPSGGGTGEVIAQVASQSGVVQSVLLPVDSAVKYIEYLDGKEEKVVEFKFKVNENIDPGIYPLYISLAYHVQMGENLQMLQGFDYFSITVIREGEATFEIENIEKPEIVHPGEDFEVTIGLRNLGFEPAKEVLVDLSPSLEFQNGAILIDNTTKQHFTYVINTNKIMKYKFRLHVSEDASTGSYPMRLKVSYYSGDSKDQREQTFDFSIQVVRRNQAFIEIESVEMDPKAIEPGDEFVLKVKVKNVGEERARAFSFRIEPSEVNAPGEVTKVDLSSLQNLPIQGSQSMSENLQVAINQIMEQLARENINAFLPIGEDNIKYLPELAPGEEKILEFHLKANERLENSIYPLKVSLEYLSTPNDEKLTDDRLIGIPILGREHLIISKVSTSPSRVLAGTNNVEINFEVENIGSGSARYIILKPMPEDPFELSETSEQIINIGTLRQGDSAKASFKVNIKEGAKGGTYEIPVKIEYKDSSGNAREDMIKIPVIVNEKPKITVEKVSFDKTPMQGEEVLVYIRVKNIGGEQAENVIIEGVVKADQPFTLSKRSDYIGTLDPGKEGEGVLELSIANNAIPKDYTIQVRIRAVGDKESGDDNVYVFEESITIPVKENTETRRNLRTAGVFIGVLALVVILWTYWRGKKGS; the protein is encoded by the coding sequence ATGAGAAAACATCTTGGACTTATACTGGGACTGCTGATTGTCATGAGCAGTTTTAATTTTGTTTTAGCTGGAGAAGAGCTTCTCTTTGAGGGTTACCTCAACAAAGGAGATTCAATACTTGTTGGGCCACTTGTAGTTGTCCTCCAGGATGTCAAGAGAGACTATGCAGTGAATGAATCGGAAAGTACGTACAAAGCAATGATACTTATCCTGAAAGACAACAAAGTACTTAACATGGATTATGCGTCAATAAAAGTTCCCAACCCGGAAAAAATACAAGAGCTTCTTACAAACACAACATTCCTCTACGCAATGGCAGAAACTCTCGGCTACGATACAACAAATCCCGTAGAGCTCGCCCAATTCTACCTGTGGCTTGAGAGTGCTTCCCAAGAAGAAATTGTAGATGCAGTGTTTAAAACCGTTGAAGAGCATCCTGAACTCGGTATATCAAAAGAGGATCTTCTTATGAGGATCACTTATCCCAATATAAACCTCATAGGGGAAAACGAGACCATAGAAGTTGAGGTTGATGGGGAAAAGGTATCTATTACAGCCCTTCAGATTTATCCAAATGGTGCGAGAATAAGCATAAGCGGCCCTTCTGAGTGGAAAGCCTCGATGATATCGGCATACCTTACTACATGGGCTGAAACCCCAAAGAAAGTTAGGCCGGGCGATGAAATTACTGTCAAAGTCCACATAAAGAACGAAGGAGCTTTAAAAGCAAAATTCATTACGGTGGTTGTGTCTCCAACACCTGTTTCTTTTGCTCCTTCCGGCGGAGGAACGGGTGAGGTAATAGCCCAAGTTGCATCCCAGAGCGGAGTTGTGCAGAGTGTTCTTTTGCCGGTAGATAGCGCAGTGAAGTACATAGAATATCTAGACGGAAAAGAGGAGAAAGTCGTTGAATTCAAATTCAAGGTAAATGAGAACATTGATCCTGGTATTTATCCCCTCTACATTTCACTTGCATACCACGTGCAGATGGGGGAGAATTTGCAAATGCTGCAAGGCTTTGATTATTTCTCCATAACCGTAATTCGAGAGGGAGAAGCAACTTTTGAGATAGAGAACATTGAAAAACCGGAAATAGTTCACCCGGGAGAGGATTTTGAGGTCACTATTGGTCTTAGAAACCTTGGTTTCGAGCCGGCAAAGGAGGTGCTGGTTGATCTCTCTCCTTCATTAGAATTCCAGAATGGAGCGATATTAATCGATAACACAACAAAACAGCACTTTACCTACGTAATAAATACCAACAAGATCATGAAGTATAAGTTCAGACTGCACGTAAGTGAAGACGCCTCTACTGGAAGCTATCCGATGAGGCTGAAGGTTTCATACTACAGCGGTGATTCAAAAGATCAAAGAGAGCAGACCTTTGACTTTTCAATCCAGGTTGTGAGAAGAAATCAGGCCTTTATTGAGATTGAGAGTGTTGAAATGGATCCAAAGGCAATAGAGCCTGGAGATGAGTTTGTGCTTAAGGTAAAGGTGAAAAACGTAGGCGAAGAGAGAGCAAGGGCCTTTTCCTTCAGAATAGAACCGAGTGAAGTAAATGCGCCTGGAGAAGTTACGAAAGTCGATCTATCCTCCCTTCAGAACCTCCCAATACAGGGAAGCCAGAGCATGAGCGAAAACCTTCAAGTTGCCATAAACCAAATAATGGAACAGCTCGCTAGGGAGAACATAAATGCTTTCCTGCCTATCGGAGAGGATAATATAAAGTACTTGCCTGAGCTAGCTCCGGGAGAAGAGAAGATTCTGGAGTTTCACTTAAAAGCAAATGAAAGGCTCGAAAACAGTATTTATCCCCTAAAGGTTTCACTGGAATATCTTAGCACACCAAATGATGAAAAACTAACGGATGACAGGTTAATTGGCATACCAATTCTCGGCAGGGAGCACTTAATAATTTCAAAGGTCTCAACGTCTCCTAGCAGGGTTTTGGCTGGAACGAACAACGTAGAGATAAACTTTGAAGTGGAAAACATAGGCAGTGGAAGTGCTCGTTATATAATCCTAAAACCAATGCCTGAGGATCCATTTGAGTTAAGTGAGACGAGCGAGCAGATAATAAATATAGGTACCCTAAGACAAGGAGACTCAGCAAAAGCCAGCTTCAAAGTAAACATTAAAGAAGGAGCAAAAGGAGGAACGTACGAGATTCCAGTAAAGATAGAATACAAGGACTCATCAGGTAATGCAAGGGAGGATATGATCAAGATACCAGTAATAGTGAATGAAAAACCGAAAATAACTGTTGAGAAAGTTAGCTTTGACAAAACACCAATGCAGGGTGAAGAAGTACTTGTGTACATAAGGGTCAAGAACATCGGCGGAGAACAGGCTGAAAATGTGATAATAGAAGGCGTTGTAAAAGCTGACCAGCCCTTTACGCTATCAAAGAGATCCGATTACATTGGAACTCTTGATCCAGGTAAAGAAGGAGAAGGCGTTTTGGAGTTAAGCATAGCAAACAATGCCATTCCCAAAGATTATACGATTCAGGTAAGGATCAGGGCAGTTGGTGATAAGGAAAGCGGAGATGACAACGTGTACGTCTTTGAGGAATCAATTACGATTCCCGTTAAAGAAAATACTGAAACAAGAAGAAACCTAAGAACTGCTGGGGTGTTTATTGGAGTTCTAGCTTTGGTAGTAATTTTATGGACATACTGGAGAGGAAAAAAAGGTAGCTAA
- a CDS encoding hydrophobe/amphiphile efflux-3 (HAE3) family transporter produces the protein MLKKLARIIVKYRVAFSLIALFLLILSLYGVQLLEFESDLTKQLPQDLPAVRDYLTLQNEFQSGDSALIIVKVASIEEGGVYDIRDPEVIKSIYELEERLREHEYVTNTMSIADIFIQILGRLPENEEEVKFVLNTLPPEALQGLISSDYRTTMVIATLTAGSGSQAVQRIYEDIERDIKEVRFPKNVEVIQTGTIGITYRILTMLQGDLNRTMTIALIFVAFLLIYFYKSVFRAMLPLIPLVFGVIMTLGFMGLLGIPIDMVTTVVGAMIVGMGIDYGVHVTNRYFEERKKGRSIEEAAEEAVAETGKALLGAALTTIAGFSALSLSLLPSLRRLSFALIMGLSLAAINAVVITPSLIMLYEDIMKKIKGKHEVPEIRAHSGFIAKSFNTLGMIIKGHPKTTLLAVSLMTLVFLYGLTQVTTEVRLEKMIPEGIPEIEAMKDVRYEFGGQDEVDFIVKAEDVRNPAVVRAIYRFEQEILADSHYNNVFETNSIADVVVRKYGYIPEDKEKIKEAIKEGGAPVNDDYSMTLIQLKGNFGGANPENFRAIMHYFEEQAKSADFPPGVEIRPAGDLYLNYVLDGLTSQELSKISTYGSVLVVLVVVLLFRRPLVSIAMVLPMFLGALWTVGYMGLAGIPFTQTLAGVISMIVGLGVDYGMHLTHRFLEELREGNPYPIISALEGVGPGILVGALTTAGGFLALLSGELTAIHDFGKTLAVGIFASMFAAFTVTPALLQIFYGKKIRGEEK, from the coding sequence ATGCTCAAGAAGCTTGCGAGGATAATAGTGAAATACAGGGTGGCATTTTCATTGATAGCTCTATTCTTGCTAATTCTCTCTCTATACGGAGTTCAGTTGCTTGAATTCGAAAGCGACCTCACTAAACAGCTTCCCCAAGATTTGCCGGCAGTGAGAGATTATTTGACACTCCAAAATGAATTTCAAAGCGGCGATTCTGCTCTTATAATTGTCAAGGTGGCCTCTATTGAAGAGGGAGGAGTTTACGATATTCGAGACCCTGAGGTGATAAAGTCAATCTACGAACTCGAGGAGCGTTTAAGGGAGCATGAATACGTAACGAACACAATGAGCATTGCTGATATTTTTATTCAAATTCTTGGCAGATTGCCTGAAAACGAAGAAGAGGTTAAATTCGTTTTAAATACCCTGCCTCCAGAAGCCCTGCAGGGGTTAATAAGCTCCGATTACAGAACAACAATGGTGATAGCAACTCTTACGGCAGGCTCTGGTTCTCAAGCGGTGCAGAGAATTTATGAGGACATTGAGAGGGATATAAAGGAGGTACGCTTCCCAAAAAATGTGGAGGTTATTCAAACTGGAACAATTGGAATCACATATAGGATTCTGACAATGCTTCAAGGCGATCTAAATAGAACAATGACAATCGCTCTCATCTTTGTGGCGTTTCTGCTGATCTACTTTTACAAATCCGTTTTTAGGGCAATGCTCCCTCTTATCCCCCTGGTATTTGGTGTAATAATGACGCTTGGTTTTATGGGGCTGCTTGGAATCCCAATAGACATGGTAACTACCGTGGTTGGGGCAATGATAGTTGGAATGGGTATTGACTACGGCGTTCACGTAACCAACCGTTATTTTGAGGAAAGGAAAAAGGGCAGGAGTATTGAAGAGGCTGCAGAAGAAGCTGTGGCAGAGACGGGAAAGGCCTTGTTGGGGGCAGCTCTGACAACCATAGCTGGATTTTCTGCATTGAGTCTTTCCCTTCTGCCTTCTCTCCGCAGATTGAGTTTTGCCTTGATAATGGGACTCAGCTTAGCAGCGATAAATGCTGTTGTGATAACTCCTTCGCTTATAATGCTCTATGAGGATATTATGAAGAAAATCAAAGGAAAACATGAGGTTCCTGAGATAAGGGCACATTCTGGTTTTATTGCTAAGTCCTTTAACACCCTTGGCATGATAATTAAGGGACATCCAAAAACAACTCTGCTTGCTGTTTCCCTAATGACTCTCGTGTTTCTTTATGGTTTAACTCAGGTAACAACGGAGGTTAGACTTGAGAAAATGATTCCCGAAGGCATACCAGAAATTGAGGCTATGAAGGATGTTAGATATGAGTTTGGTGGTCAAGATGAGGTGGATTTTATAGTGAAGGCAGAGGACGTAAGAAACCCAGCGGTAGTCAGAGCTATTTATCGCTTTGAGCAGGAGATACTTGCCGACTCTCATTACAACAACGTCTTTGAGACCAACAGCATAGCGGATGTAGTTGTCAGAAAATACGGCTACATTCCCGAAGACAAGGAAAAAATAAAGGAGGCAATAAAAGAGGGGGGAGCCCCTGTAAATGACGACTACTCAATGACTCTAATACAGCTGAAGGGGAACTTTGGTGGGGCCAATCCAGAGAATTTTAGGGCTATCATGCACTATTTTGAAGAGCAGGCAAAAAGTGCAGACTTTCCTCCGGGAGTTGAGATAAGACCCGCTGGTGATTTGTATTTGAACTACGTTTTAGATGGTCTTACAAGTCAGGAGCTCAGCAAGATATCTACATACGGTAGCGTTCTTGTTGTGCTGGTAGTTGTACTGCTTTTCAGAAGGCCGCTAGTTTCGATTGCAATGGTACTGCCCATGTTCCTTGGTGCCCTTTGGACCGTTGGCTACATGGGGCTCGCGGGCATACCTTTCACTCAAACTTTAGCTGGTGTTATCTCGATGATAGTTGGTCTTGGAGTTGACTACGGAATGCACCTTACCCACAGGTTTTTGGAAGAACTTAGGGAGGGCAATCCGTATCCCATAATCTCCGCCCTTGAAGGAGTTGGTCCAGGAATCTTAGTTGGGGCCTTAACCACGGCTGGAGGATTTTTAGCTTTGCTCAGTGGAGAGCTCACCGCAATACACGACTTTGGAAAAACTCTAGCGGTTGGAATCTTCGCTTCAATGTTTGCCGCTTTCACGGTAACACCTGCTTTGCTCCAGATATTTTATGGAAAAAAGATAAGGGGTGAGGAAAAATGA